A region from the Armatimonadota bacterium genome encodes:
- a CDS encoding QueT transporter family protein yields the protein MTADVRTLTRAAVIAAAYAAITVSLGDLGYGPVQVRVSEALAVLPFLDPVGGTLGVTVGVLLANVLGPYGLPDIVGGTLLTLTAALLTARMPKPWLAPLPPVVVNAVGVPLYLTALLGIPYWPTVGAVLAGQTVACYALGYPLLLALRNRPQLLGLPRRP from the coding sequence ATGACAGCCGACGTGCGGACCCTCACCCGCGCCGCCGTTATCGCCGCAGCGTACGCCGCGATCACGGTTTCGCTGGGCGATCTGGGATACGGGCCGGTGCAGGTGCGGGTCTCCGAGGCGCTCGCGGTGCTGCCGTTTTTGGACCCGGTCGGGGGCACGCTGGGCGTGACGGTGGGCGTCCTGTTGGCCAACGTCCTGGGTCCGTACGGCCTGCCCGACATCGTGGGCGGGACGCTGCTTACGTTGACCGCGGCGCTGCTGACGGCGCGCATGCCCAAGCCGTGGCTGGCGCCGCTGCCGCCGGTGGTCGTGAACGCGGTGGGTGTACCGCTGTACCTCACCGCCTTGCTGGGCATCCCGTACTGGCCCACCGTCGGAGCGGTCCTGGCTGGACAGACGGTCGCGTGCTACGCGCTCGGCTACCCGCTGTTGCTGGCCCTGCGCAACCGGCCGCAGCTGTTGGGCCTTCCGCGCCGACCGTAG
- a CDS encoding CvpA family protein — protein sequence MTWIDWVVVGLVLLMILSGLQRGPVRALLESVFLLLAFTVTSLVYKPVTQALFTTEFPWPDWAAMFTFAGLLVVLVIVGNFLTAAIAGRKAATGVNILLGGIVGAAKGVLWGMVFLVFVLAAPFAPAVRQDVERSTFASYLADWQRGLHQAVDSLLPIDVPALGPGGEKF from the coding sequence ATGACCTGGATCGACTGGGTCGTTGTGGGACTGGTCTTGCTGATGATCCTGTCCGGGCTCCAGCGCGGACCCGTGCGCGCCTTGCTGGAGAGCGTCTTCCTCCTGCTGGCGTTTACGGTCACCTCGCTCGTCTACAAGCCCGTCACCCAAGCCCTGTTCACGACGGAGTTTCCCTGGCCGGACTGGGCGGCGATGTTCACGTTCGCCGGGCTGTTGGTGGTCCTCGTGATCGTGGGCAACTTCCTCACGGCCGCGATCGCAGGGCGGAAGGCGGCGACCGGCGTGAACATCCTGCTGGGCGGGATCGTCGGCGCCGCCAAGGGCGTGCTGTGGGGCATGGTGTTCTTGGTGTTCGTGCTGGCGGCACCGTTTGCGCCCGCGGTCCGCCAGGACGTCGAGCGCTCCACCTTCGCATCGTATCTGGCGGACTGGCAGCGCGGCCTGCACCAAGCGGTGGACTCGCTGCTGCCGATCGACGTCCCGGCCCTGGGGCCGGGCGGGGAGAAGTTCTGA
- the tyrS gene encoding tyrosine--tRNA ligase has protein sequence MPVTLSPEEQLERLRRGAVEIITEEELLAKLRKGRPLRVKLGLDPTAPDIHIGFAVVLRKLRQFQDLGHEAIIVIGDFTGLIGDPSGKKQTRPMLTREEIERNAATYRDQYGRILDPDRTRVVFNSQWLAPQTFADVVRLCSRVTVARVLERDDFATRWREGSAIGLHELLYPLCQAYDSVALQADVELGGTDQKFNNLMGRDLQREFGQPPQVVLLTPLLPGLDGVEKMSKSLGNYIGITEPPSEMYGKVMSVPDHVMPDYFELCTDVPTEEVRTIVAGLADGSVHPRDAKRRLAREIVAVWHGPAAAEQAEREFDRVFARDELPSEIPEVHVRRADLDGEDGIDVVRLLRLAGLVDSNSEARRLIAQGGVRLDGRRVEAADVRVAVGDGAVVQVGKRRFARIRIME, from the coding sequence TTGCCGGTAACGCTGTCCCCCGAAGAACAGTTGGAACGGCTGCGGCGCGGGGCCGTCGAGATCATCACCGAGGAGGAGCTGCTGGCCAAGCTGCGCAAAGGACGCCCCCTGCGCGTCAAGCTCGGCCTGGATCCCACCGCCCCGGACATCCACATCGGGTTCGCGGTCGTGCTGCGCAAGCTCCGACAGTTCCAGGACCTCGGGCACGAGGCCATCATCGTCATCGGCGACTTTACGGGCCTGATCGGGGATCCCAGCGGCAAGAAGCAGACCCGCCCGATGCTCACGCGCGAAGAGATCGAGCGCAACGCCGCGACCTACCGCGATCAGTACGGCCGCATCCTCGATCCCGACAGGACGCGCGTCGTGTTCAACAGCCAGTGGCTAGCCCCGCAGACGTTCGCGGACGTGGTCCGGCTGTGCAGCCGCGTGACCGTGGCGAGGGTACTGGAGCGCGACGACTTCGCGACCCGGTGGCGGGAGGGCAGCGCGATCGGCCTCCACGAGTTGCTGTACCCGCTGTGCCAAGCGTACGACTCCGTGGCGTTGCAGGCTGACGTCGAGCTCGGCGGCACCGACCAGAAGTTCAACAACCTGATGGGCCGAGACCTCCAGCGCGAGTTCGGACAGCCACCGCAGGTCGTGCTGCTGACGCCGCTGCTGCCGGGGCTGGACGGCGTCGAGAAGATGAGCAAGTCGCTGGGCAACTACATCGGGATCACCGAACCGCCGTCGGAGATGTACGGCAAGGTGATGTCGGTGCCCGACCACGTCATGCCCGACTACTTCGAGCTGTGCACCGACGTGCCGACCGAAGAGGTCCGCACGATCGTGGCGGGTCTGGCCGACGGATCGGTGCACCCGCGGGACGCCAAGCGCCGCCTGGCCCGCGAGATCGTCGCCGTATGGCACGGCCCCGCCGCGGCGGAACAAGCCGAGCGGGAGTTCGACCGCGTGTTCGCGCGCGACGAGCTTCCCAGCGAGATCCCCGAAGTGCACGTCCGCCGCGCAGATCTGGACGGGGAGGACGGGATCGACGTCGTCCGCCTGCTCCGGCTGGCAGGACTCGTCGACTCGAACAGCGAGGCGCGCCGCCTGATCGCCCAGGGCGGCGTGCGCCTCGACGGCCGCCGTGTGGAAGCGGCGGACGTCCGGGTGGCGGTCGGAGACGGAGCCGTCGTCCAGGTAGGCAAGCGCCGCTTCGCCAGGATACGGATCATGGAGTAG
- a CDS encoding fumarylacetoacetate hydrolase family protein — translation MKLARVRDGSHEGVAVVVREWAILLEGVRSVVDVLRHRDVLARMEELVARMEAIPAADEVEGQVRPLDAVTLLAPIPRPPKIVALGRNYAAHAREMGNIPSEEPTIFFKPPSSVIGPDEPILLPPESHEVHHEIEIGVVIAAHGVRVPAERAYEIVGGYTVLNDLTARDIQREDIRRAQPFDRAKSFDTFCPMGPFVVTKASLPNPQDVRLVLRVNGEVRQDSSTADMILSIPRAIAYITRYMSLEPGDVIATGTPEGVGPLRPGDVVEAEIGGIGVLRNPVIALTA, via the coding sequence ATGAAACTGGCGCGGGTGCGGGACGGATCGCACGAAGGCGTGGCGGTGGTCGTGCGGGAGTGGGCCATCCTCCTGGAGGGTGTGCGCAGCGTGGTCGACGTCCTCCGGCACCGAGATGTGCTTGCACGCATGGAGGAGCTGGTCGCGCGCATGGAGGCCATCCCCGCTGCAGACGAGGTGGAAGGCCAGGTACGGCCGCTGGACGCCGTGACCCTGCTGGCGCCCATTCCGCGTCCGCCGAAGATCGTGGCGCTGGGCCGTAACTACGCCGCCCACGCGCGCGAGATGGGCAACATCCCCAGCGAGGAACCGACGATCTTCTTCAAGCCCCCCAGTTCGGTCATCGGTCCCGACGAACCGATCCTGCTGCCGCCGGAGTCGCACGAGGTGCACCACGAGATCGAAATCGGCGTGGTGATCGCCGCACACGGCGTCCGCGTCCCCGCCGAGCGTGCGTACGAGATCGTCGGCGGCTACACGGTGCTCAACGACCTGACCGCGCGGGACATCCAGAGGGAGGACATCCGCCGCGCGCAGCCGTTCGACCGCGCCAAGTCCTTCGACACCTTCTGTCCGATGGGGCCGTTCGTCGTGACGAAGGCGTCCCTGCCCAACCCCCAAGACGTCCGGCTCGTGCTGCGGGTGAACGGGGAGGTCCGCCAGGACTCGTCGACCGCGGACATGATCCTGTCGATTCCGCGCGCGATCGCCTACATCACCCGCTACATGTCGCTCGAACCGGGCGATGTGATCGCGACCGGGACGCCGGAGGGCGTGGGGCCGCTGCGGCCCGGCGACGTCGTGGAAGCGGAGATCGGCGGGATCGGCGTGCTGCGCAACCCGGTCATCGCCCTCACCGCGTAG
- a CDS encoding YkvA family protein: MKGTLVRVASRPDLIPVLRRLPAYARLAYRLVRDARVGRWEKALLWGGVGYLVSPVDLIPGVVPVIGQLDDLTVALWALRRALRRIPAEVADEHLRAVGVTADQIDADSRRAAAATAILAGVALSVARRGLGWAGTAALQSAGSLWRLWRKR; this comes from the coding sequence GTGAAAGGCACGCTGGTCCGCGTGGCGTCCCGACCGGATCTGATTCCGGTCCTGCGGCGCCTGCCCGCATACGCGCGCCTGGCGTACCGTCTGGTCCGCGACGCGCGGGTCGGGCGGTGGGAGAAGGCGCTGCTGTGGGGCGGTGTGGGTTACCTGGTATCGCCGGTCGACCTGATCCCCGGCGTCGTGCCGGTGATCGGCCAGCTCGACGACCTGACCGTCGCGCTGTGGGCGCTGCGCAGGGCATTGCGGAGGATCCCCGCCGAAGTCGCCGACGAGCACCTGCGCGCCGTCGGCGTCACGGCTGACCAGATCGACGCCGACAGCCGGCGGGCCGCGGCCGCGACGGCGATCCTCGCGGGTGTGGCGCTGTCCGTCGCACGCAGGGGTCTGGGGTGGGCGGGCACCGCCGCGCTGCAGAGCGCCGGATCGCTGTGGCGCCTGTGGCGGAAGCGATGA
- a CDS encoding endonuclease MutS2 — MDERTLRVLEFFRVRQRLAAATASPLGEEVASALLPSGDRATVEEWLQETTEARLLLAAGEVPLRALPDVRPVLHRARIGAVLRAEELLEILHVLRAARLTKAYVLERADRVPHFAAAVREVPSFELLEAAIERAISEDGSVLDSASAELARIRRDIRATQERLRAKLEEIVRSERWGRMLQDPVVTVRGDRYVVPVKQAYVSQFPGILHDQSASGATAFMEPLVAVQMGNRLRELEGAQAREVERVLAALSSRVGERADEAQTTVAILGRVDFALAKARLAEELDAVQPVLQDAPALDFRRARHPLLIPRRGEPRTVVPIDVRLGDDFRTLVITGPNTGGKTVTLKTIGLLTLMAQAGLHIPVDLGSRAGLFEEVFADIGDEQSIEHSLSTFSSHMTAIVRILDRASPTSLVLLDEIGAGTDPTEGSALARAIIETLHERGARTVVTTHYGELKALAYQTPGIENASVEFDVETLRPTYRLRIGTPGRSNAFVIASRLGLADEVVSRAKSYLAAELLAVDDVLAGIERDQRTVASERARAAELRRDLEELRARYEQRLRSLEVERDQVLERARSQARQIVEQARAEVDAILVSLRAERAERAAEAARRRLRTIEESLRPAPGVPRPPPPSVEPGAPVHVASLNAGGTVAALGERDVEVQIGPVKVRVQREDLRAAQPAAPAGRAPMPTGTAEAAVVPSRLDLRGQTAEEAASALEKYLDSALLAGLPRAVIVHGKGTGALRRAVHQTLSAHPEVRFRLAPPHEGGEGATIVEFVT; from the coding sequence ATGGACGAACGCACGCTGCGCGTGCTGGAGTTCTTCCGGGTCCGCCAGCGGCTGGCGGCTGCGACGGCGAGCCCCCTGGGCGAGGAGGTCGCCTCCGCGCTGCTGCCGTCCGGCGACCGCGCCACGGTCGAGGAGTGGCTCCAGGAGACAACCGAGGCGCGGCTGCTGCTCGCCGCGGGCGAAGTGCCCCTGCGCGCGCTGCCGGACGTCCGTCCCGTGCTCCACCGCGCCCGCATCGGCGCGGTGCTTCGGGCCGAAGAACTGCTGGAGATCCTCCACGTGCTGCGCGCAGCCCGCCTGACGAAGGCCTACGTCCTCGAACGCGCAGACAGAGTCCCCCACTTCGCTGCGGCCGTGCGGGAGGTCCCGTCGTTCGAGCTGCTGGAAGCGGCGATCGAGCGGGCGATCTCCGAAGACGGCAGCGTGCTGGACTCCGCCAGTGCCGAGCTGGCGCGGATCCGGCGGGACATCCGGGCGACGCAGGAGAGGCTGCGGGCCAAGCTCGAGGAGATCGTCCGGTCAGAGCGCTGGGGACGGATGTTGCAGGACCCGGTCGTCACCGTCCGCGGCGACCGGTACGTCGTGCCCGTCAAGCAGGCCTACGTGTCCCAGTTCCCCGGCATCCTGCACGACCAGTCCGCCAGCGGCGCCACCGCGTTCATGGAACCCCTGGTCGCCGTACAGATGGGCAACCGGCTGCGGGAACTGGAGGGAGCACAGGCGCGGGAGGTCGAGCGCGTGCTGGCGGCGCTGTCCTCGCGTGTGGGCGAACGCGCCGACGAGGCTCAGACGACGGTCGCGATCCTCGGCAGAGTGGACTTCGCGTTGGCGAAAGCACGCCTGGCCGAGGAGCTGGATGCGGTGCAGCCTGTCCTGCAAGACGCCCCCGCGCTGGACTTCCGGCGGGCGCGCCACCCTCTGCTGATCCCGCGCCGCGGCGAGCCGCGCACCGTCGTGCCCATCGACGTCCGGCTGGGGGATGACTTCCGGACGCTGGTCATAACCGGTCCCAACACCGGAGGCAAGACGGTCACCCTGAAGACCATCGGTCTGCTCACGCTGATGGCCCAGGCCGGGCTGCACATCCCGGTGGATCTGGGCAGCCGCGCGGGCCTGTTCGAAGAGGTGTTCGCGGACATCGGGGACGAGCAGAGCATCGAGCATTCGCTGTCGACGTTCTCCTCCCACATGACGGCGATCGTGCGCATCCTCGACCGGGCTTCGCCGACCTCGCTTGTTTTGCTGGACGAAATCGGAGCGGGCACCGACCCGACCGAGGGATCGGCGCTGGCCCGGGCGATCATCGAGACGCTGCACGAACGAGGCGCGCGCACCGTCGTCACGACCCACTACGGCGAGCTGAAGGCGCTCGCCTACCAGACGCCGGGCATCGAAAACGCTTCGGTGGAGTTCGACGTCGAGACGCTGCGCCCCACGTACCGGTTGCGGATCGGGACCCCGGGCCGGAGCAACGCATTCGTCATCGCCTCGCGCCTGGGGCTGGCCGACGAGGTCGTCTCGCGGGCGAAGTCGTACCTGGCGGCGGAGTTGCTGGCCGTGGACGACGTCCTGGCCGGCATCGAGCGCGATCAGAGGACCGTCGCCTCGGAACGTGCGCGGGCGGCCGAGCTGCGTCGGGACCTGGAAGAACTGCGCGCACGTTACGAACAGCGCCTGCGCAGTCTGGAGGTCGAGCGCGACCAGGTCCTCGAACGTGCTCGTTCCCAGGCGCGGCAAATCGTCGAGCAGGCCCGCGCCGAAGTGGACGCGATCCTGGTGTCGCTGAGGGCCGAGCGCGCGGAACGGGCCGCGGAGGCCGCGCGCCGGCGCCTTCGGACGATCGAGGAATCCCTGCGGCCCGCCCCCGGCGTCCCGCGGCCGCCCCCGCCTTCGGTGGAGCCGGGTGCGCCGGTGCACGTCGCGTCGCTGAACGCCGGCGGCACCGTGGCGGCATTGGGCGAGCGCGACGTGGAAGTGCAGATCGGACCGGTGAAGGTCCGGGTTCAGCGGGAGGACCTACGTGCGGCGCAGCCTGCCGCACCGGCGGGGAGGGCACCGATGCCGACGGGCACGGCGGAAGCAGCGGTCGTCCCATCGAGGCTGGACCTGCGGGGGCAGACCGCCGAAGAGGCGGCCTCGGCCCTGGAGAAATACCTCGACAGCGCGCTGCTGGCCGGATTGCCGCGGGCCGTGATCGTGCACGGCAAGGGCACCGGCGCACTGCGGCGGGCGGTGCACCAGACGCTTTCCGCCCATCCCGAGGTCCGCTTCCGCCTGGCGCCGCCCCACGAGGGCGGGGAGGGTGCCACGATCGTGGAGTTCGTGACGTGA
- a CDS encoding DNA-3-methyladenine glycosylase has protein sequence MSGVRNAGVPVILRVLPSALQRSFFARPTLEVARDLVGALLIRQLPDARAVVRVVEVEAYLGPADPASHAFRRTRRSEVMWGPPGTAYVYFSYGNHFCLNVVTEREGTAGAVLLRAGQPLAGLEVMVRLRGTTEVHQLCSGPGRLTQALAIDGSFNRADLTRRGALYLARGTPPHRVATSPRIGIRRAADRPWRFFDPDSPFVSRRRT, from the coding sequence GTGTCTGGGGTCCGCAATGCGGGTGTGCCGGTCATCCTGCGGGTTTTGCCGAGCGCGCTGCAGAGGTCGTTCTTCGCCCGACCGACGCTCGAGGTGGCGCGCGACCTGGTCGGGGCGCTGCTCATCCGGCAGCTGCCCGATGCCCGGGCTGTCGTGCGAGTGGTGGAGGTCGAGGCGTACCTGGGCCCCGCCGACCCCGCCAGCCACGCGTTTCGCCGTACGCGTCGCAGCGAGGTGATGTGGGGCCCGCCGGGCACGGCCTACGTGTACTTCTCGTACGGGAACCACTTCTGCCTCAACGTCGTGACCGAGCGCGAGGGCACGGCGGGTGCGGTGCTGTTGCGCGCCGGCCAGCCCCTGGCAGGATTGGAGGTCATGGTCCGCTTGCGCGGCACGACCGAGGTGCACCAGCTGTGCAGCGGACCCGGCCGTCTGACCCAGGCGCTGGCTATCGACGGATCGTTCAACCGCGCGGATCTCACGCGTCGCGGCGCCCTGTATTTGGCGCGCGGCACGCCGCCGCATCGCGTGGCGACGTCCCCCCGGATCGGCATCCGCCGCGCCGCCGATCGGCCGTGGCGGTTCTTCGACCCGGACAGTCCGTTTGTGTCGCGGCGGAGGACGTGA
- the polX gene encoding DNA polymerase/3'-5' exonuclease PolX codes for MKNLELAALFNEIADLLEIKGESTFRVNAYRRAARAMETLGEDIEVLADRGELEEIPGVGKSIAEKINEYLRTGKVAYHLELLRELPPSLPSLMRVPGLGPKTALVVYERLGITTLDELERAAREGRLRDLPRMGPKTEENILRGVEQVKRAGTRTLLGTALPHAQEITAQLRRRREVRDVMVAGSLRRMRETIGDIDVLVTSRDPEATMDAFVALPEVGQVLSKGPTRSSVILRIGLQADLRVVEPEAFGAALQYFTGSKDHNVRIRERAVRMGLKLNEYGVFRVRDNKRIAGRTEEEVYAAVRLPWIPPEMREAQGEIEAAERGTLPVPVSREDIRGDLHMHTKWSDGRHTAREMAQAAQRLGYEYICITDHSQSLKFAGGVTVADLRAHVAEVRELSDRMDGITVLIGSEVDILPDGGLDYPDDVLAELDVVIASVHSRFKMTVKEMTDRIVRAMHNPYVTIIGHPTGRLIGRRDPYEVDVDRLIEAARKTATILELNAQPDRLDLRDAYVRTASERGVKIAIGTDAHSTSELAFMEFGVGTARRGWLRASDVVNTLPLGHLLRQIRQKREG; via the coding sequence ATGAAGAACCTCGAGCTCGCGGCGCTGTTCAATGAGATCGCCGACCTCCTGGAGATCAAGGGGGAGTCCACGTTTCGCGTCAACGCATACCGGCGAGCCGCGCGCGCGATGGAAACACTGGGGGAGGACATCGAGGTCCTCGCCGACCGCGGCGAACTCGAGGAGATCCCGGGCGTAGGCAAGAGCATCGCCGAGAAGATCAACGAGTACCTGCGGACCGGCAAGGTCGCCTACCACCTGGAACTGCTCCGCGAGCTGCCGCCGAGTCTGCCCAGCCTGATGCGCGTGCCGGGGCTGGGGCCCAAGACCGCGCTGGTCGTCTACGAGAGACTGGGCATCACCACCCTCGACGAACTGGAACGGGCGGCGCGCGAGGGGCGGCTGCGGGACCTTCCCCGCATGGGCCCCAAGACCGAGGAGAACATCCTGCGCGGCGTTGAGCAGGTCAAGCGTGCGGGCACGCGGACGCTGCTGGGCACGGCGCTGCCCCACGCGCAGGAGATCACCGCGCAGCTGCGTCGGCGTCGCGAGGTGCGCGACGTGATGGTGGCGGGGAGCCTGCGGCGCATGCGCGAGACGATCGGCGACATTGACGTCCTCGTGACCAGCCGCGACCCCGAGGCGACGATGGATGCGTTCGTCGCGCTCCCCGAAGTCGGGCAGGTGCTGTCCAAGGGTCCGACGCGCAGCAGCGTGATCTTGCGAATCGGCTTGCAGGCCGACCTGCGAGTCGTCGAGCCGGAGGCATTCGGTGCGGCGCTGCAGTACTTCACCGGCTCGAAGGACCACAACGTCCGGATCCGCGAACGCGCCGTGCGGATGGGCCTGAAACTGAACGAGTACGGCGTCTTTCGCGTGCGCGACAACAAGCGGATCGCCGGGCGCACCGAGGAGGAGGTCTACGCGGCGGTGAGGCTGCCGTGGATCCCGCCCGAGATGCGCGAGGCCCAAGGTGAGATCGAAGCCGCCGAGCGGGGGACGCTGCCGGTGCCCGTGTCGCGCGAGGACATCCGGGGCGACCTGCACATGCACACGAAGTGGAGCGACGGCCGGCACACCGCCCGGGAGATGGCACAGGCCGCCCAGCGTCTGGGCTACGAGTACATCTGCATCACCGACCACTCGCAGTCGCTGAAGTTCGCCGGTGGGGTCACGGTCGCGGACCTCCGCGCGCACGTCGCCGAGGTCCGGGAACTGTCCGACCGCATGGACGGCATCACGGTGCTGATCGGTTCGGAGGTCGACATCCTGCCCGACGGCGGACTCGATTACCCGGACGACGTCCTGGCCGAACTGGACGTGGTCATCGCCTCGGTGCACAGCCGCTTCAAGATGACCGTGAAGGAGATGACCGACCGCATCGTGCGCGCCATGCACAACCCATACGTCACGATCATCGGGCACCCTACGGGACGGTTGATCGGCAGGCGCGACCCCTATGAGGTCGACGTCGACCGGTTGATCGAGGCGGCGCGCAAGACGGCTACGATCCTAGAACTCAACGCACAGCCCGACCGGCTCGACCTCCGCGACGCCTACGTGCGGACGGCCTCCGAGCGCGGCGTCAAGATCGCCATCGGCACCGATGCGCACAGTACGTCGGAGCTTGCGTTCATGGAGTTCGGAGTCGGGACGGCACGCCGGGGCTGGCTGCGGGCGTCCGACGTGGTGAACACCCTGCCGCTTGGGCACCTGCTCCGCCAGATCCGGCAGAAGCGCGAGGGGTGA